A stretch of the Paenibacillus dendritiformis genome encodes the following:
- a CDS encoding alpha/beta hydrolase family protein: MTGWELAVIAANLLAAAWSCFGRKDKRRDAAALSVLAAACLLHAGIGPLRLQMLPAYIVTLLLGLMLLSRLLRGGGRLRPARITIAALSLLVLALSGASAYMTYLFPVFALPEPTGSYAIGTASYHLADPSREETYTDDKGDKRELMITVWYPADPDAAAKLPRKPYPKEVAEAMSLVFRFPPSLFGYLDAIPTHTVEGAAVSGTQPKYPVLLFSPGVRSTRYQSMTIVEELASNGYIVVGIDHPYTSSKVTYPDGRSVLYRPDPEYPASAAQYEANVAGIDIRSEDARFVLDTLTGWNAGTGDGGHLLRGKLDLDRAGIFGHSYGGATTAETLAKDSRFKAGASLEGGFWGSVAHTGLKQPFMYMLTSDTADMIREQLEGSQAADDGGIGQGTREKLFYEEYIPDLQSVYEKSAADRYYLTVKGFFHQSFADVALLSPLFAKEVPADQSVRINRDYVRSFFDRYLLGKEAPLLDGPSPQYPEVEFDPKLTVTGAAAAPSRQGNIPAAALRRIGAEPPASLRQRSRHARVRAVLSAIHRPKPAGTPHAPAFPA; this comes from the coding sequence ATGACAGGATGGGAACTTGCCGTCATCGCCGCCAACCTGCTGGCGGCCGCATGGAGCTGCTTCGGCAGGAAGGACAAGCGGCGGGATGCGGCGGCGCTGTCGGTGCTGGCCGCCGCATGTCTGCTGCACGCCGGCATCGGCCCGCTTCGGCTGCAGATGCTTCCCGCCTATATCGTGACCTTGCTTCTAGGCCTGATGCTGCTCAGCCGACTCCTTCGCGGCGGCGGGCGGCTCCGCCCGGCCCGCATCACGATCGCGGCGCTGTCGCTGCTCGTGCTGGCCTTGTCCGGGGCTTCCGCCTATATGACGTATCTGTTCCCGGTCTTCGCCCTCCCGGAGCCGACTGGCTCCTATGCGATCGGGACCGCATCCTATCACCTGGCCGATCCGAGCCGCGAGGAGACCTATACGGACGACAAGGGCGATAAAAGGGAATTGATGATCACCGTCTGGTATCCGGCCGATCCGGATGCCGCAGCCAAGCTGCCGCGCAAGCCCTATCCGAAGGAAGTGGCCGAAGCCATGAGTCTTGTCTTCCGCTTTCCGCCGTCCCTGTTCGGATATTTGGACGCCATCCCGACCCATACGGTCGAGGGAGCCGCCGTCTCGGGCACGCAGCCGAAGTATCCGGTGCTGCTGTTCTCTCCGGGTGTTCGTTCCACGCGCTACCAGAGCATGACGATCGTCGAAGAGCTGGCCAGCAACGGATATATCGTCGTCGGCATCGATCACCCGTACACGTCCTCGAAGGTGACTTATCCCGATGGGAGGAGCGTGCTGTACCGCCCCGATCCGGAGTACCCTGCATCCGCGGCGCAGTATGAAGCGAATGTGGCCGGGATTGACATTCGTTCCGAGGATGCCCGCTTCGTGCTGGACACGCTGACCGGATGGAACGCCGGCACTGGCGATGGGGGCCATCTGCTGCGCGGCAAGCTCGACCTTGATCGGGCCGGCATTTTCGGACATTCCTATGGCGGGGCGACGACGGCCGAGACATTGGCCAAGGACAGCCGCTTCAAGGCCGGGGCCAGCCTGGAAGGCGGCTTCTGGGGCAGCGTGGCGCACACGGGCCTGAAGCAGCCGTTCATGTATATGCTGACATCCGATACGGCGGACATGATCCGGGAGCAGCTTGAAGGCAGCCAAGCCGCCGATGACGGCGGAATCGGCCAGGGCACGCGGGAGAAGCTGTTCTACGAGGAATATATTCCCGATCTGCAGTCCGTCTACGAGAAAAGCGCTGCCGACCGCTACTACTTGACCGTCAAGGGCTTTTTCCATCAGAGCTTCGCGGATGTCGCGCTCCTGTCTCCGCTGTTCGCCAAGGAGGTGCCCGCGGACCAATCCGTACGCATTAACCGGGACTATGTCCGCTCCTTCTTCGACCGCTACTTGCTCGGCAAGGAAGCGCCGCTGCTGGACGGGCCGTCGCCCCAGTATCCCGAGGTGGAGTTCGATCCGAAGCTGACCGTGACCGGAGCGGCGGCGGCCCCCTCCCGGCAGGGTAACATCCCGGCCGCGGCTCTCCGCCGCATCGGCGCGGAGCCGCCCGCAAGCCTGCGGCAACGTTCGCGGCATGCCCGGGTCCGCGCGGTCTTGAGCGCCATCCACAGGCCTAAGCCCGCGGGGACCCCGCATGCTCCGGCGTTCCCTGCCTGA
- a CDS encoding VOC family protein, whose translation MLTIEALDHLVLTVKDIEKTIHFYHHVLNMEVVTFGDNRKALRFGRQKFNLHEVGQDIEPRARKPVPGSADVCLITKTSIEQIIEHLEACGVPIEVGPVVRTGAVGRIISVYVRDPDENLIEISVYVDK comes from the coding sequence ACCGTAAAAGATATTGAAAAGACGATTCATTTCTATCATCATGTGCTGAACATGGAAGTCGTCACCTTCGGCGACAACCGGAAGGCGCTGCGGTTCGGCAGGCAGAAATTCAATCTGCATGAAGTAGGGCAGGATATCGAGCCGAGAGCGAGGAAGCCGGTTCCGGGCTCTGCCGATGTATGTCTCATTACGAAAACCTCAATTGAACAAATCATTGAGCATCTGGAAGCTTGCGGCGTTCCGATAGAAGTGGGACCGGTGGTCCGCACCGGCGCCGTCGGCCGCATCATCTCGGTCTATGTGCGGGACCCGGATGAAAATCTGATCGAGATTTCTGTCTATGTGGATAAGTGA
- a CDS encoding MerR family transcriptional regulator, with translation MKMTRSQIARLTGVHKETIRYYELQGVLPAPKRASNGYRVYTGEDRVRLKFIKDAKSLGYSLHEIKEALQLLSTRMEADELREVVRDKIGQLEARIEALEKMKGLVAELLATAEEDIEQYLQTFRPHDGNRT, from the coding sequence ATGAAGATGACAAGAAGCCAGATCGCCAGGCTCACCGGAGTGCACAAGGAGACGATCCGCTACTATGAACTCCAAGGCGTGCTGCCTGCCCCCAAAAGGGCGTCCAATGGCTACCGGGTCTACACGGGCGAGGATCGGGTCCGGTTAAAATTCATCAAGGACGCCAAGTCGCTCGGTTATTCGCTGCATGAAATCAAAGAAGCATTGCAGTTGCTGTCAACCCGAATGGAGGCCGATGAGCTGAGAGAGGTGGTGCGGGACAAAATCGGCCAGCTTGAAGCCAGAATCGAAGCGCTGGAGAAGATGAAGGGGCTGGTGGCCGAACTGCTGGCGACCGCGGAGGAGGACATTGAGCAGTATTTGCAGACTTTCCGTCCGCACGATGGGAACAGGACTTGA
- a CDS encoding oxalate decarboxylase family bicupin, which translates to MQHNPKQAQPECIPHPIRKSDGAGATDFGPRDVMRDRENPDMFVPPVTDEGLVPNLKFSFSDAHMQLNQGGWSREVTVRELPVAKTLAGVNMRLTPGGVRELHWHQQAEWAFMILGRARITAVDQNGRNFIADVGPGDLWYFPPGIPHSIQGLEEGCEFLLVFDDGNFSDLNTLSISDWFAHTPKEVLSANFGVPISALKHVPAEQLYIFQDEVPGPIPEEQVPDPNGTVERSFVHRLLAQPPLTTPGGSVRIVDSSNFPVSVTVAAALVEIKPGAMRELHWHPNNDEWQYYLRGQGRMTVFAGNGSARTFNYRAGDVGYVPFAFGHYIQNTGTDSLWFLEMFKSDRFADVSLNQWMALTPHDLVRDNVYGSPELMKALRKTKWPVVKYPGIPPVIEQD; encoded by the coding sequence GTGCAACACAATCCGAAGCAAGCGCAGCCGGAATGCATCCCGCATCCGATTCGAAAAAGCGACGGCGCCGGTGCAACCGACTTTGGCCCGCGCGACGTGATGCGCGATCGGGAGAACCCGGATATGTTCGTGCCGCCGGTTACGGACGAAGGACTGGTGCCGAACTTGAAGTTCTCGTTCTCCGACGCGCATATGCAGTTGAATCAGGGTGGCTGGTCCCGCGAGGTTACGGTGCGGGAGCTGCCGGTCGCGAAGACGCTGGCCGGGGTCAACATGCGTCTTACGCCGGGAGGGGTAAGAGAGCTTCATTGGCATCAGCAGGCCGAATGGGCCTTCATGATATTGGGCCGGGCGAGGATTACGGCGGTCGATCAGAATGGCCGCAATTTTATCGCCGATGTCGGTCCGGGCGATTTGTGGTACTTCCCGCCGGGCATTCCTCATTCCATTCAGGGGCTGGAGGAAGGCTGCGAATTTCTGCTTGTGTTCGATGACGGCAATTTTTCCGATCTGAACACTCTCTCGATCTCCGATTGGTTCGCGCACACCCCGAAGGAAGTGCTGTCGGCCAATTTCGGAGTGCCGATCAGCGCATTGAAGCATGTGCCGGCCGAGCAATTGTATATTTTCCAGGACGAGGTTCCGGGTCCGATCCCGGAGGAGCAAGTGCCGGACCCGAACGGCACCGTCGAGCGGAGCTTCGTGCACCGTCTGCTCGCCCAGCCTCCGCTGACGACGCCGGGAGGCTCCGTCCGCATCGTCGATTCCTCCAACTTCCCCGTATCCGTCACGGTGGCCGCCGCCCTGGTGGAGATTAAGCCCGGCGCGATGAGGGAGCTGCACTGGCATCCGAATAATGACGAATGGCAGTACTATCTTCGCGGTCAAGGAAGAATGACGGTCTTCGCGGGCAACGGCTCGGCACGGACGTTCAATTACCGGGCGGGCGACGTCGGATACGTTCCGTTCGCGTTCGGCCACTACATTCAGAACACGGGGACGGACAGCTTGTGGTTCCTGGAAATGTTCAAGAGCGACCGCTTCGCCGACGTGTCTCTCAACCAATGGATGGCGCTGACTCCGCATGATCTGGTGAGAGACAATGTCTATGGCTCGCCGGAGCTGATGAAGGCGCTCCGCAAGACGAAATGGCCTGTCGTCAAGTATCCGGGAATTCCGCCGGTGATTGAGCAGGATTAG